Proteins encoded within one genomic window of Methanosarcina barkeri str. Wiesmoor:
- a CDS encoding DUF2551 domain-containing protein → MVSIRAKIKSRLEKFLEVDSSGYRRAILCIFIKVKKATIDELHEMLTSKYNVSRNTVASMVGYIHSKLGILRAHKESYKTPMVYLLREEYIDLLMKIITSPKAPAEFKA, encoded by the coding sequence ATGGTATCCATCCGAGCTAAAATTAAATCCAGATTAGAGAAATTTCTAGAAGTTGATTCCAGTGGATATCGAAGGGCAATCCTGTGTATCTTCATTAAAGTAAAAAAAGCGACTATTGACGAACTACATGAAATGCTTACAAGTAAGTATAATGTATCTCGAAACACGGTTGCGTCTATGGTAGGATATATCCATTCGAAGCTTGGAATTCTAAGAGCGCATAAAGAATCCTATAAAACCCCCATGGTTTACCTTTTGAGAGAAGAATATATAGACCTGCTAATGAAAATTATAACTTCGCCTAAAGCACCTGCTGAGTTCAAGGCTTAA